A region of Kribbella sp. NBC_01245 DNA encodes the following proteins:
- a CDS encoding helix-turn-helix domain-containing protein, whose product MDEQELGAVLRARRKAAGRTIASVAMDAGLSVPYIANLENARGNPTVAALQRLARALGADLQVNLADTTTTPGAAGAAGDGHGARVLAVAHRLAVAQGNDVRVVQERLEQTIAALSTVLDADCTDRDVDRLLDAVLLAVEPGR is encoded by the coding sequence GTGGATGAGCAGGAACTCGGTGCGGTGCTGCGCGCCCGGCGGAAGGCCGCTGGGCGGACGATCGCGTCAGTGGCCATGGATGCCGGATTGTCCGTGCCGTATATCGCGAACCTCGAGAATGCCCGCGGGAACCCGACCGTCGCCGCTCTTCAGCGCCTCGCTCGGGCGTTGGGTGCCGATCTGCAGGTCAACCTCGCCGACACGACCACCACACCTGGTGCTGCCGGCGCGGCCGGCGATGGGCATGGTGCGCGAGTGCTGGCGGTCGCGCACCGGCTTGCAGTTGCGCAGGGCAACGATGTTCGAGTGGTTCAGGAGCGGCTGGAGCAGACGATCGCGGCCCTGTCGACTGTTCTGGATGCAGACTGCACTGATCGGGATGTCGACCGTCTACTCGACGCCGTTCTCCTCGCCGTTGAGCCTGGCCGCTGA
- a CDS encoding MFS transporter produces the protein MRAALKNPRFRLIWAAGSISGLGSWLLVVAIPVHVYQLTGSATATGLALALEALPPLLIGPWAGGLLDRWNLSRAMWLADLTAAASVGLILLADSPDRIWLIYLAILCENIASTVFRPASRALIPSVVDKPDLPGANALNALSGSVLRLAAPPLGAVLLAGPGLVTVLMVDIASYLTSALLIARAGREERAARTTKATTNQRFEVGEGWRAIRRSPSLLGILVGQTLFLTANAGLTALLVPFVVNGLGEPGAAVGYLISGLGAGFLLGAAASAAAYRRLAIHHLISAAQLATVGAFFAMVNAPGLAVAIAAAVLIGMSGSILLITVETTVQTSSPAAVRGRVGALFFAADSLAVIAGGLGAPIATHALGLTPALNLISATGLVAVPVTFRLLQPRSKLRPRRTKRAPKRSRAGGPRSR, from the coding sequence ATGCGCGCAGCCCTGAAGAATCCGCGGTTCAGATTGATCTGGGCCGCCGGTTCGATCTCAGGCCTGGGCAGCTGGTTACTCGTCGTCGCAATCCCCGTGCACGTCTACCAACTAACCGGATCGGCCACCGCGACCGGTCTCGCGCTCGCACTCGAGGCGCTACCACCGCTATTGATCGGCCCATGGGCGGGCGGCCTGCTCGATCGATGGAACCTGTCGCGCGCGATGTGGCTGGCCGACCTCACGGCTGCCGCCAGCGTCGGCCTGATCCTGCTGGCCGATTCGCCGGACCGGATCTGGCTGATCTACCTGGCGATCTTGTGCGAGAACATCGCCTCGACCGTCTTCCGGCCGGCCTCCCGAGCGCTGATCCCATCGGTGGTCGACAAACCCGATCTCCCCGGCGCGAATGCCCTGAATGCCTTGTCCGGCAGCGTTCTCCGCCTCGCCGCACCACCTCTCGGCGCAGTGCTACTCGCCGGCCCCGGCCTCGTGACCGTCTTGATGGTCGACATCGCGAGCTACCTCACCTCAGCCCTGCTGATCGCCCGTGCAGGACGAGAAGAGCGAGCCGCGCGCACCACCAAAGCCACCACCAACCAGCGGTTCGAGGTGGGAGAAGGCTGGCGGGCGATCCGCAGATCGCCCAGCCTGCTGGGGATCCTGGTCGGCCAAACCCTGTTCCTCACCGCGAACGCAGGCCTCACAGCCTTGCTGGTCCCCTTCGTCGTCAACGGACTCGGTGAACCAGGCGCGGCCGTCGGCTACCTCATCTCAGGTCTGGGCGCCGGCTTCCTCCTCGGCGCCGCCGCAAGCGCCGCGGCCTACCGACGACTGGCCATTCATCACCTGATCAGTGCGGCACAGCTGGCCACTGTCGGAGCGTTCTTCGCGATGGTCAACGCGCCCGGCCTCGCCGTCGCAATCGCCGCCGCCGTGCTGATCGGCATGTCCGGCAGCATCCTGCTGATCACCGTCGAGACCACGGTCCAGACCTCATCCCCAGCGGCAGTCCGCGGCCGAGTCGGCGCACTCTTCTTCGCGGCCGACTCCCTGGCCGTGATCGCAGGAGGCCTCGGCGCACCGATCGCGACCCACGCGCTAGGCCTCACACCGGCGCTCAACTTGATCAGCGCGACCGGCCTGGTCGCCGTACCGGTGACTTTCAGACTTCTGCAACCGCGGTCGAAGCTGCGGCCGCGTCGTACGAAGCGCGCGCCGAAGCGATCTCGCGCTGGTGGCCCTCGGTCCAGGTGA
- a CDS encoding winged helix-turn-helix transcriptional regulator, which translates to MKEPSSSCCTEDAFQWDTREDCDVRQILDRIGDKWSLLVIALLDNRKLRFTELKRTIDGISQRMLTVTLRQLERDGLVRRTVYPVVPPRVDYELTPLGVTLHDTIQALVTWTEGHQREIASARASYDAAAASTAVAEV; encoded by the coding sequence TTGAAGGAACCGAGTTCCTCCTGCTGTACCGAGGACGCATTCCAGTGGGATACCCGCGAGGATTGCGACGTCCGGCAGATCCTCGATCGCATCGGCGACAAGTGGTCGTTGCTGGTGATCGCGCTGCTCGACAACCGCAAACTGCGCTTCACCGAGCTCAAACGCACCATCGACGGCATCAGCCAGCGGATGCTCACGGTCACCCTGCGCCAACTCGAGCGTGACGGGCTGGTGCGCCGCACGGTTTACCCCGTCGTGCCGCCGCGGGTCGACTACGAGCTGACCCCGCTCGGCGTCACCCTGCACGACACCATCCAGGCCCTCGTCACCTGGACCGAGGGCCACCAGCGCGAGATCGCTTCGGCGCGCGCTTCGTACGACGCGGCCGCAGCTTCGACCGCGGTTGCAGAAGTCTGA
- a CDS encoding MFS transporter, with protein sequence MPTPLASDSDRMTGRAWALLFVLCGAIFLEGIDVSMMGVALPSIRAELGMTTSELQWVVSAYVLSYGGFVLLGGRAADLLGRRRMFVGWLVVFLLFSGLGGFATEGWMLIVARFMTGVAAAFMTPAGLSIITTTFPEGPQRNKALLVYAGTAAGGFSLGMVAGGLLAAIDWRWVFFAPVLLSAVILALAIRLIPREARPARIAGGFDVLGAIMLTGSMLLLVSTVVLAPDVSPVRSVITLALSLVLLAAFIRHERRSALPLVRLGIFRSAALVRANLGAMLLVGSFVGFQFIAVLYLQEVRHWSELETGLALMVIGLDAILAPTLTPVLVRRFGNPAVIVTAFVLAVAAYALFLPLSNDWTYAAMLPAFLLLSLAFSFGYGPLTIAATDGVAEEEQGLASGVLTTSFQFGSALGLAVVASVIAASEGGLRTALVVPLVAGALGVLVSAPGLKTRQVAPSTATAA encoded by the coding sequence GTGCCTACCCCACTCGCCAGCGACTCCGACCGGATGACCGGCCGGGCGTGGGCGTTGCTCTTTGTCCTGTGCGGCGCGATCTTCCTCGAGGGCATCGACGTCTCGATGATGGGCGTCGCGCTGCCATCCATCCGCGCCGAACTCGGGATGACCACCAGCGAACTCCAATGGGTGGTCAGCGCCTACGTCCTGTCGTACGGCGGCTTCGTGCTGCTCGGCGGCCGTGCGGCCGACCTACTCGGCCGGCGGCGGATGTTCGTCGGCTGGCTGGTCGTCTTCCTGCTCTTCTCCGGCCTCGGCGGTTTCGCCACCGAGGGCTGGATGCTGATCGTGGCCCGCTTCATGACCGGTGTCGCCGCCGCGTTCATGACGCCCGCGGGTCTGTCCATCATCACCACGACCTTTCCCGAAGGCCCGCAGCGCAACAAGGCTCTGCTCGTGTACGCCGGTACGGCCGCGGGTGGTTTCTCGCTCGGCATGGTGGCGGGTGGTCTGCTCGCTGCGATCGACTGGCGTTGGGTCTTCTTCGCGCCGGTCCTGCTCTCGGCGGTCATCCTGGCTCTCGCGATCCGGCTGATCCCACGCGAGGCCCGGCCGGCTCGCATAGCGGGCGGGTTCGACGTACTCGGTGCCATCATGTTGACCGGCTCGATGCTGTTGCTGGTCTCGACCGTCGTGCTCGCTCCGGACGTGAGCCCGGTCCGTTCGGTCATCACGCTCGCGCTCAGCCTGGTTCTACTCGCGGCGTTCATTCGGCACGAACGGCGTTCGGCTTTGCCGCTGGTACGACTCGGCATCTTCCGTTCGGCCGCGCTCGTCCGCGCGAACCTGGGCGCGATGTTGCTGGTCGGCTCGTTTGTCGGGTTCCAGTTCATCGCCGTGCTCTACCTGCAGGAGGTCCGGCACTGGTCGGAGCTCGAGACCGGACTCGCGCTGATGGTCATCGGGCTCGACGCGATCCTGGCGCCGACGCTCACGCCCGTACTGGTTCGCCGGTTCGGCAATCCCGCGGTGATCGTGACCGCATTCGTGCTGGCCGTCGCGGCGTACGCGCTGTTCCTTCCGCTAAGCAACGACTGGACCTATGCGGCCATGCTGCCGGCCTTCCTACTACTCAGCCTGGCCTTCTCGTTCGGCTATGGACCATTGACGATTGCCGCGACCGACGGCGTTGCCGAAGAGGAGCAGGGTCTTGCGAGCGGCGTACTCACCACGTCGTTCCAGTTCGGGTCGGCCCTCGGTCTAGCTGTCGTCGCCTCGGTGATCGCTGCGTCCGAAGGCGGTCTGCGTACGGCACTAGTGGTGCCACTAGTCGCCGGCGCACTCGGCGTACTCGTCAGCGCCCCCGGCCTCAAAACGAGACAGGTGGCGCCCTCAACCGCAACAGCCGCATAG
- a CDS encoding methyltransferase domain-containing protein, with protein MSNLQFDPQISRQIEAVYTTPDVIEQRRVVRYALALRPGDRVLDVGVGPGLLAAEMAEEVGTEGRVCGIDISESMLAIAGTRADVPGRRSIELELAPATRIPFGPGSFDVVVSTQVFEYVDDVAGALAEIRRVLRPAGRVILLDTDWESIVWRSRDDARMHKVLAVFEEHLTDPHLPRTLGDKLSAAGFTVTHRQVVPMLNAGYDPWTYSGGLVDIVANFVTGRSGITEEVAHAWADDLISLGPGYFFSLNRYLFVAAAL; from the coding sequence ATGAGCAACCTCCAGTTCGATCCGCAGATATCCAGGCAGATCGAGGCGGTCTACACCACGCCCGATGTGATCGAGCAACGCCGGGTAGTGCGGTACGCGCTGGCCCTGCGCCCCGGCGACCGGGTCCTCGACGTCGGCGTCGGACCGGGCCTGCTCGCGGCGGAGATGGCCGAGGAGGTCGGCACCGAAGGCCGCGTCTGCGGGATCGACATCAGCGAGAGCATGCTCGCCATCGCCGGCACCCGCGCGGACGTGCCCGGCCGCCGCTCGATCGAGCTCGAGCTGGCCCCGGCCACGCGAATCCCGTTCGGCCCGGGGAGTTTCGACGTGGTGGTCTCGACCCAGGTCTTCGAGTACGTCGATGACGTGGCGGGCGCGCTCGCCGAGATCCGCCGGGTGCTGCGGCCGGCCGGCCGGGTGATCCTGCTCGACACCGACTGGGAGTCGATCGTCTGGCGCTCCCGCGACGACGCCCGCATGCACAAGGTACTGGCCGTCTTCGAGGAGCACCTCACCGATCCGCATCTACCGCGAACCCTCGGCGACAAGCTCAGCGCGGCGGGTTTCACGGTCACCCATCGCCAGGTCGTGCCGATGCTCAACGCGGGCTACGACCCGTGGACGTACAGCGGCGGGCTGGTCGACATCGTCGCCAACTTCGTCACCGGCCGCTCCGGCATTACCGAGGAGGTCGCCCATGCGTGGGCTGATGACCTGATCTCCCTCGGCCCGGGGTACTTCTTCAGCCTGAACCGCTATCTCTTCGTAGCCGCTGCGCTTTAG